The Cheilinus undulatus linkage group 21, ASM1832078v1, whole genome shotgun sequence region AATCTATTGTGAATTAAGtatgtgtttatgagatttgtaaatcattgcattctgtttttatttacattttgtgccccaacatttttgggACTGGGGTTTTAATTGTTGTTTAATCGTTGGTTTGTGTATTTATAGGAGGTGGATGTAGATTTTTTGCTTGCACTTTGGAGTGACGAGTTGGTTTTATCTAAACAAGCCCTGCTAACTAGTTTGGTTTTGCTTGGGGGATCTGCTGCACATCCCGGGCCAGACGCGCCCCCCGTTAGGGTTCTACAGataagaggagagagagaactGGCAGACATGGTTGGGAGGGAGGCGTGGTCATGTTTAAGTTTACGGAAACACAGCGGTAGAAGCGTGAACTAAACTCTGCTTTGAGCATCAGTGAGCATCGATGAATCCTCCTGTTTCAGGAGTTTACAAAACACTTGACTCATGGCGTGCATTTAAAAcagtagaaaacattttattgagATTGTGAGACTGAAATAcaccaataaaaaaacaaaacatcataaaatcAAGTCTTAGCTATTAAAACAAACCTACAGTAAACATGCAGAATCATCCTGGAGCCGATATAGCAGATAAACCGCCTTCATAGAGCTGCAGGAGATGAAGTCTAACAGATAATggtaatttttatgttttatgaagCAGAGGAGCTCAGTCTGTACAAAAATGCTCATAATTACACAAGAAATCAAACACATCCAGGTAAAGAGTGACAGGTCAAAGTCTGAGAGTTGTTTGTATGTAAACGCCACATGAAAGTTTAGTGTTAGAATTTACACATGACATCGAGCAGACACTAAACGAACATCAATGGAGAGTCAGACTCTGATTTTACTGGAACAAACCTTCATCCTGTCATACGTCTGTGTGTTCATCAGTCTTTGAGAGCGGCAGAGTCAGTGGCAGAGGATGCTCCGGGAACTGGGTGGCCTCGCTGTTACGCCGCATGTAGGCGTGTCCGCTGATTGGGTACCACATCTCTGTGAAGGTCAGGTGACCCACGGTGATGGCGCAGTGGCCCAGCACCTTGAAGCCGGATTTACGGTAGAAGGGGATGAGGAACTCCTCGCACATCAGGACAGCTCGGCGCACGTTTGGGAAGCAGCGCAGGTACTGGAGGTAGCGCCACATCAGGATGGGACCTTTGCCCTGCTGACGGAAGGTGCGGTGGACGGCCAGAACGTGGATGTGGACGGTGGAGCCACGAGGCTTGTGGAGAGTCAGGGCTTCCTGGAGACAAATGCACAGAGATTATAATCTAAGAACAGGAGTGATGGACTCCAATAAGAGACTGAACCAGGTTAGAGGAGCATCTTTATGATGGCGTGCAACACAACAGAAACCCCTGAATGTTATTTGTTATTGTTCAATGTTCTTCTGACTGTTTAAGCCAAACATCTCACTTGATTTCAAAGACTTCTATAAAATGAAGCATGGCACTGGAAACTGCTGGTCTGTTGCTCTATCTCAGCTCTTTAGCTGCTTATTCATGATGGACCTCAGTTAAACTCTGCTTCTGGTTGCCCCCCCttacaacccccccccccctatGAAgttgtggccccactagacatttccaggtCAAGCAGAGACCAGATGCACTGCTCAATGGGctctgttaataaaaaaaaaaaaaaaatagcactcCATAGTGtgtttactaaacagtaaaccagtgttttggtttcatggatgaatttcatataatgagggagaaaagctgttaaaagtggtgtTCCAGGTTTGTGCTGTGAatgatcccagaatgctttgtgagtaaCTCACAACCATAATCAGAAAGGTtgctttaaacagcttttccccctcattttgTGAAATTCATATGTGGAACCAAAACACTGGTTtattgtttagtaaatacaccttatggagaGAAGGTTTCATTAAAAGAGTCCTCCATTCAAAATGGGAAATCAGCAAAGGAGGTGGTCAGCACAGAGCAGAAGAGCTCTAGTGGCcgacttttttttgttgctttgacttcaaaaactttaaagactgtgtttaatacattttaagttTCTGTACTTTACTGGAGTATTACGTTTTGGGGACAACTTCTCCAAAGTATtagtttgactgtttttgtctatatccactatctcaaacagaaatgaatggatggatgatggatgtagGTATAGATGATGTATGTATTGATGTATGTATGgttaaatggatggatggatgatggttcaatggatgttggatggttgaatggatggatggataaagataatggataaatggatggatacatcgatagatggatgatggctATAaagatgttggatggatggatggatggatttttacTCAAGTATTGCACTTCGCTTCTTTTTACCAATCATCCATTTGTGACTTAAAATACTTAGAGTCACTAAAATGTCACAAAGAGGGGCTCCAGGCTCTGTCAACTTTTATCTGACATTACTACAGGAGCACAAAGTGAGCGAATGATGTCACATTACATCCAGAATTTGCTGTTGCTCTGAACTTATTCTAAAGATGTGCCTTTaatttacagcctggttcataTTCTCCTCCCATAATGCACTGCACATAAAGAAAGATCACATTTAATCTTTCAATCCCTTCCACCAAAAACTACTCATTAGCAGCTTTGAATAAACTTGAAATGAATTGATGTTACTTTCTACACCAGTgatgttatttcttcttcagtCAGTTTTAATAAAGTTGTGATCAAAGTAAGtgtactttccacccctgctctGTTACAACAAAGTTACTCCTACAGTAACATGAGTAACTCTATTTCGCCACTTTCCCCCTCTGGATTTCATTGTCTGTGAGCGTGGGTGATGTCTTACTGTGGTGAGTCTGTCCTGGTCCCACAGAGAGCCGATGATAAACGCCACCAGCCTCCCCTCCTCGATCCAGCCCATAGAAAGTTCTGGACACAGCGTGAGGAAGTGACGAACCTCATCCAGGTGAAGGGGACACTCACCTGACACTGAAATGAACGCTGGAAGAGAAAGAGAATGGGGATTCTTTAGCGTGCGTAAAAACGGTTTGGCACAACTTTTACGCACGCCTTAGACGGCGTAAAATCCCAACTTATCATACTTATGAGACTTTGACATGAATAAAAGGAAGTCCAGGAATAAATAAAGATCATATCTGAtggttaaattttaaaaattaattatttaaaagggGGGAATTATGTCCATCGACACGACAAATAGTTTTACGCAAATCTCCTCTCGATTAAACGCTTCTTTCCCCTCAGGGCAGATTTAAGCTCCCTCCTATGACTATGGAGATGTTTCACTCACCTTCTCGCTCGATTTCGAACACGCTGATGGCGTCCTGCGTGTTCAGAGGTCTGAATTCACTCGCGGGCAGAGTGTGTCTCCTCTGGATGCCCGGGGAGACGGACGGTCCTGGCAGCATTGGTTTGATGAAAGGCAGCGCGCCAATCACGGACATCATACaacttctctctctcctctcctcctaaaaaacttctcctcttcctctcctgtgCGTCTCGCGCTCAGCAGGTTCACCTATCAGGCCCTGCGAGGACGAAATGAAGCTCTGAGGGTGTTTTTATAGGAGAGCTGTGCCGGCTGTGATTCACGCGCTCATTTGCATTTGAATGTTTGATGTCAGAGGAGGACTGAAGGTCAATACAGTGTGTGGTAATTTCTCTGAACCCTGTAATTTACTGAGGCCATTGTGGCTGTTTGGTTTAACAAAGTGAGagatgaaaacaggattttCATGAATCACAGCTCCATGGTCACAGCAGATTTATGACACTAGTTCACCGAGTTTTGGTCAGGTGAACTGAAGCGGTCTGTGAAGCTGTTGACAACTGGATATTTGCTTCTAAAATCAAcattacagtaaatctctgctGTAACAGTATGGGTCTAAGGATATTTTACGCACTGCTTAAGGATCTGGAACCgttttccttttcatttcttctttttatgtcgaaattaatgaataaacccaaactcttttaaacattttttaacccttttttgatcacaaaattgaaattttctgcatttaaatttcgattttgcatgaaaactaaaatcaaacaaccattttttaaaaatatgctcTTCATGAACAATTATCCAATGACTAAAAACAACAGTTCCAAGATAAAGTCCGTTTTGAATTATCCAATGTtatgaatgaaataaataatgatcTACCAGCGCTTACCTGAGGCTGTGAGCTGAGTTCAGGTCGTGTGTCACCTCCTCGCGCGTGTCTCTTCATTATGAAGTGATTATTTTACTATGAGTCACGTGATGAAGGATTACAGAAGTTGTTTCCACAACTCTGCGCATTAAGGACTCCTTATCTCCTCTGACAGAGACGCTTCACCTTCTGAGAGCTCAGGAGAAAGCGCACGTTCAGTTTGACACCACCTTTGGCTCTAAATATCaagttatttattattttatttgactagagcaggggttcctaaccttttcagcccgcgacccccaaataaaagtgccagagaccggggaccccgaCTGTGcctgaaaatggttgaacacagccatgcatattcTACAATAGTCATGttcagacaaggctgcccataaggggggatgaaggggagagctttctggggcccaaatAAACTGGGGGACcaaggaggtcagcaaaatcctggtccattgtaaaattaagctgtgatatccatactttacctgaataaaaaccactcttatcaaagaaaccaTTTATTAATTCTATTGTGCCATACTAAgtagccttcttcaaaatgttgaaaatggcaaaaataggtgggaaAGGTGATCAAATGGGATTTTGaaactagcaaaaatgagtaagaagcggcaaaaattaaataaaagtggcaaaaatgggttaaaggggcaaaaacaggcataaaaattATGCTTTAAGAGGGGGATTAAAGAGCCAATAcgagtttaaagtggcaaaaatgggttaactgaggcagaaacaTAGGCAGCAATGAGTTAAACTGCTATGGCCAGAATGAACAGTgaactgtggtaaaaatgggcacaaatgggcaaaaaggtggtaaaaagtggctcTATGCATGGCAGGGGGTGATGTATTTCCGGTGGAGAATAAGACCGTTTCACAACTTCCGCCCAACTATACGTGCTAAGCCAActatactgccttaatttgtccaTTTCGTTGGGTTTTTTgtttcgattgttgtttgtgtttactctatcatcatcgcttggcatccaaacatgctaaaatgatgtttcaaaaataggttaaaagctCATTGCTGCatgctgcaatgtacatcttcagctaaatttaactcatcattgacagtcagctcaggtaactcatgcaaacagcgagtaaaccgcaatgaatttgccatcatacgcctttctcttctcccgactggaagtgtgggagcggtctaatgccaaatgcggaagcagttcatgcatagagcccatagaggcaataatggttcaacagaggcaacaatatgCAGAAAGTGacaacatttggtttaaaagaggcaaaaacaggcagaaaaaaaatggtagaaagggttgaaaatggacaaaaatgggttgtaattggcaaaattgtattaaaattggtggggaaaaatgataaaaacaggtgaaaatttggcaaaattgatgTCAAGTGTAATCCAAAAAATATTATGGGTTTGTTTTTTAgtcatctggagaccccctctcagtgtctcgtgacccccagtggagtcccgaccccaaggttgacaATCACTGGACTAGAGGACACTAGATGAACTAATAAGAGATAGCTTATTTTACAACATCAACCTGCTGATAGTTAttattctaattatttttattctaattatGCATGCCCTGTctgcaggggcgtagctagggattttggacccccagaaagaatattacacagggtcCCCCCTTAACCGGCAActtagccaagcaacaaatgctgtgttgtttttacaatatctctgcatttaaatgtatttctgaaccACCATTTCCCAATACAAGAGCatttttttactatggttaaattaagtTTACTTGTATCATTTAGCTTTGCTGGAtgataccatttggacattttttttcaatatatttgatttaaatttcagTCAATTCATTTAGATTAGTGTTACACAAgcctgctcaaccaaaaagtcaaattgttgaaaaatgcctctGCTGTAAGAACCAgcaaagcgccagttttatcagaacttgacgacatttcttcgttaaaagaagaacaaagaacagcagtgagttgttttcttttcaaagacgataaaagtcgtgtacttacatgtctataggcgccatgtttcacgttattcctctaGTGGCTACGTgacatgctttgttgctctgattggcccgtagagatgtgatggacagaaagttcatccaatcatactccgaggatttttcaaagtctccgccttttctcaaacgttacCTAtcgaagctttcccagatggctgacgtgtcaggttatgtGGGGTGTCCTTCCCCAGaaatctttgagctttaaaagatgTATTTCCTAGGGGAGACTGGGGACAGTTGCAACAAGCCTTATTTCTCCAATCAGAAACATGCTAGAGTGATGACACTCacactgcacatgctcagatagGCCCTCTGCCCACCAAGAAGAGAGAGGCCATGTTGAGCATCTGGTCCTGTTTGTATCAAGACAAAGTAGTTTTGGGGGTATGAAAGTTGcttttttcatgagctgtattTTTGTCATACCTTCCTGATCTTTTGTATGAATTAATCCAAATTACCTAGTTTGAGTCTTTGTTTTGTTGACTATTCAATGACATGGTTAGCATGTGTCAATGTCAGTGTGGCTAGCTAGCTATTTAGAGGCTAGTCATATCAAAACAGACCACACAACAgaatttttgaagatttttagtTCGAAATAGGCACAATTAATATATTTCATTGCTCATGAGCATAGCAAGCAttgttattaaaaatgaaacaactgTCCTACTTTTGCTACGGGGGAAAACTGTCAGCTGGGCGTCTGAGCTTGGAGTCTTTGCAATTGATGAAAATGGCTCTGATGATCATATGTTCATCACAAACGGCTGAGCAAGCTTAATGATTACTGTCCACTTTCTTCTTACCACAGAGGTGCAAGGTCACTGATCCCACTCAGACACATGCCACCATGGAGCTTGTAAAAGAGTTTGTTGAGAAAACTTTGCCATCGCCCAGTAATGAAGTTGCAGACTCACTCATGGATCGACTGGAGGCTGTGGGAGTTAGCAGTGTAGACGACTTGAGCTGACGACTTATTAAAGCTTTCACTGAAGGTAAGTTTTACAGATATGTAACCCTATTCCCTTTGCACTGCACTTGGAGAACTGGGcattaaggtcaaaatatatatGGACAAATATCACAATATTTATGATGTTTTGATGATACAAAAATGCCCCCAAACCTCTTGGCTGCCTTGAGTGAAAAGGAAATCGCCAGGCGGATTGTAGAGCGATATCCTTGCTCTTCCCAAGACAGCATCGGAACAGGATATGATGCTGTTTTTATCCAGTTAGAGAACAGACTCGAAAATGTGAAGAGGCCATCAGTCATCAGCTTGAAGAAGAGGCCAACAGCAGATGAAGGGGAGGAAGCAACGAGGCAAAAGTCCAGAAATTCAGATCGTTATGGATGTGTGGAGTGGGGGCCGGCTATTGTGGGTAGACCAGAACTAAACCAACATCTTCAAGTAGAGCTGCAACCatctttttatgtatttttattttttaataaatcagttcTAATTTATTTTGTATGATCGAATAAATCAATTAGTTTGATTAACA contains the following coding sequences:
- the LOC121503573 gene encoding serotonin N-acetyltransferase-like; this translates as MMSVIGALPFIKPMLPGPSVSPGIQRRHTLPASEFRPLNTQDAISVFEIEREAFISVSGECPLHLDEVRHFLTLCPELSMGWIEEGRLVAFIIGSLWDQDRLTTEALTLHKPRGSTVHIHVLAVHRTFRQQGKGPILMWRYLQYLRCFPNVRRAVLMCEEFLIPFYRKSGFKVLGHCAITVGHLTFTEMWYPISGHAYMRRNSEATQFPEHPLPLTLPLSKTDEHTDV